The following proteins come from a genomic window of candidate division TA06 bacterium:
- a CDS encoding DUF502 domain-containing protein, with protein sequence MRRKFLMGIVAILPIGLTIFVCWFLVTKIGSLLVRLFARIPYLRELPEIAVGAIGFVAVMVVIYLVGVLTTSILGRWIVRFVEIMFTRVPLVRAVYTSSRQLVETLFVDRSAFRRVVMVEFPKKGTYTLGFVTTDDAWTVKPSQAKALPVFVPTTPNPTSGYLLLVPERELIPTNLTVEWAMKIIVSGGIVSPEIREIDAHSHQDKESGSGNSQG encoded by the coding sequence TTGAGAAGAAAATTCCTGATGGGGATTGTCGCTATCCTTCCAATAGGCCTGACCATCTTTGTCTGCTGGTTCTTGGTGACCAAGATTGGCAGTCTGCTCGTCAGGCTTTTCGCGCGCATCCCGTATCTCAGGGAACTCCCGGAAATAGCTGTTGGCGCCATCGGATTTGTGGCTGTTATGGTCGTAATCTATCTGGTTGGCGTCCTCACTACCAGCATACTTGGAAGATGGATAGTGAGGTTCGTTGAGATTATGTTCACGAGAGTTCCTCTTGTGAGGGCCGTCTACACGTCCTCAAGACAGCTAGTGGAGACCCTGTTTGTGGACAGGAGCGCATTCAGAAGAGTAGTCATGGTGGAGTTCCCCAAGAAGGGGACCTATACTCTGGGCTTTGTTACCACTGACGATGCCTGGACTGTCAAACCATCACAGGCTAAGGCTCTACCCGTATTCGTCCCCACTACGCCGAATCCCACGTCGGGTTATCTGCTTCTGGTTCCAGAGCGTGAACTCATACCGACGAATCTCACTGTGGAATGGGCGATGAAAATTATCGTATCCGGCGGCATTGTTTCGCCAGAAATAAGGGAGATAGATGCACATTCTCACCAAGATAA
- a CDS encoding lytic transglycosylase domain-containing protein, whose amino-acid sequence MRLVTAGVLVAGLLFPLSSLHADYIRISSDGTMTNVPETSDLKVIVVRPVVKPVNPGYDSLIDECAARHNLEPSLIKAVIEAESNYDPLAVSPKGAMGLMQLMPETAEMLGVDSPFDPEQNIEGGSKYLSELLEVFQGRLDLALAAYNAGPTVVGTLKRIPQNRETPRYVKKVLKVYVDEGGVLPETFDTKEKEKTEEPKSEPEEPKGIVFLCKDEEGRTVITNIPVLRSN is encoded by the coding sequence ATGAGGCTGGTAACGGCTGGGGTACTGGTTGCGGGACTTTTGTTTCCCCTGTCCAGTCTCCACGCCGACTACATAAGAATATCGAGTGACGGTACTATGACCAATGTGCCTGAGACTTCAGACCTCAAGGTCATAGTAGTCCGTCCTGTGGTGAAGCCCGTGAACCCGGGATACGACTCTTTGATCGATGAGTGCGCTGCCAGGCATAATCTGGAGCCCAGTCTGATCAAGGCCGTGATTGAGGCTGAATCAAACTATGATCCTTTGGCTGTCTCGCCAAAAGGAGCCATGGGCCTCATGCAGTTGATGCCTGAGACTGCTGAAATGCTCGGAGTCGACAGCCCGTTTGATCCCGAGCAGAATATTGAAGGTGGTTCAAAATACCTGTCTGAACTCCTGGAAGTCTTCCAGGGGAGACTGGACCTGGCACTCGCGGCCTACAACGCTGGTCCAACTGTGGTGGGGACTCTCAAGAGGATACCTCAGAATAGGGAGACTCCGAGGTACGTCAAGAAGGTTTTGAAAGTCTATGTTGACGAGGGCGGTGTCTTGCCTGAGACTTTTGATACCAAGGAGAAGGAGAAGACGGAAGAGCCAAAGTCGGAACCGGAGGAGCCCAAAGGAATAGTTTTTCTGTGTAAGGATGAGGAAGGCAGGACTGTGATAACGAACATACCAGTTCTCAGAAGCAATTGA